In one window of Rhodopseudomonas palustris HaA2 DNA:
- a CDS encoding FecR family protein: protein MTESDDQNMAADTREDQAFERLTRLTSGEVTTGELQALALWRAQSPENEAAFVEAGKLWHSVKPAVERVARQRRGMAAPTSGMPMRMGRRAMLGGALAASAAYLVVRPPLGLWSSLSELTSDYRTVTGQQRRVTTEGGATIELNTRTSVDIRLAGDTERIELIAGEAAITTAVRAARSIVALAGDGQATATDAMFNMRRDGPSVCITCVSGTVLVEQRGVPVTLRQKQQVSYTDAGLGPLVEIDPAGVTAWQQGILAFHDEPLGRVVDEVNRYWPGKIIVANASLAKRPVTARFKLDRLEDAITQIQLVFHASVTRLPGGVVILSS, encoded by the coding sequence ATGACCGAGTCGGACGATCAGAACATGGCAGCCGATACGCGGGAGGATCAAGCCTTCGAGCGGCTGACGCGTTTGACCTCCGGCGAGGTCACCACGGGCGAATTGCAGGCCTTGGCGCTTTGGCGCGCGCAGAGTCCGGAGAACGAGGCGGCTTTCGTGGAAGCCGGCAAGCTGTGGCATTCCGTCAAGCCGGCCGTCGAGAGAGTTGCGCGCCAACGCCGCGGCATGGCCGCGCCGACGTCCGGAATGCCCATGCGGATGGGGCGTCGAGCCATGCTCGGCGGCGCGCTGGCCGCGAGTGCGGCCTATCTGGTCGTGCGGCCACCGCTCGGCCTGTGGTCGTCGCTGTCCGAACTGACATCCGACTATAGGACAGTGACTGGCCAGCAGCGGCGGGTCACGACCGAGGGGGGAGCTACGATCGAGCTCAACACCCGAACAAGCGTCGACATACGGCTGGCCGGCGACACCGAGCGGATCGAGCTGATAGCCGGCGAAGCTGCGATCACGACGGCGGTGCGTGCGGCTCGATCGATCGTGGCGCTGGCGGGCGACGGACAGGCAACCGCGACGGATGCGATGTTCAATATGCGCCGCGATGGGCCTTCAGTCTGCATCACATGCGTGAGTGGGACAGTCCTGGTCGAGCAGCGCGGAGTGCCTGTTACGTTGCGGCAAAAGCAGCAGGTGTCCTACACGGATGCGGGCTTGGGTCCGTTGGTCGAGATCGATCCGGCCGGCGTGACGGCCTGGCAGCAAGGCATCCTCGCCTTTCATGACGAACCGCTCGGCCGGGTCGTCGATGAAGTCAATCGCTACTGGCCCGGCAAGATCATCGTGGCGAACGCCAGCCTCGCGAAACGTCCGGTCACGGCGCGCTTCAAGCTCGACCGGCTGGAGGATGCCATCACCCAGATTCAGCTGGTGTTTCACGCCAGTGTCACAAGGCTGCCGGGAGGTGTCGTGATCTTGAGCTCTTGA
- a CDS encoding RNA polymerase sigma factor — MIESAWVTLRRRLVESYDELRILLTRRLGSEDLARETLHETWLRLDRVDDVSVLRNPDAYLARVALNLATDRQRLETRRARKSDVNAILDDIVEDAPGQAERLESRRDLAIFEEAIGELSERRRDILIAARLDQEPHQKIADRLGISKRMVQIELKYALQYCKSRLERK; from the coding sequence ATGATCGAGTCGGCCTGGGTGACGCTGCGTCGACGCCTCGTCGAGAGCTATGACGAGCTTCGGATCCTATTGACGCGGCGCCTCGGCTCCGAGGACCTCGCGCGCGAGACCTTGCACGAGACATGGCTTCGCCTCGACCGGGTTGACGATGTTTCGGTGTTGCGTAACCCGGACGCCTATCTCGCGCGCGTGGCGCTTAATCTGGCAACCGATCGGCAACGCTTGGAAACCCGCCGGGCGCGCAAGTCCGACGTCAATGCCATCCTCGACGATATCGTCGAGGACGCGCCCGGCCAGGCGGAGAGACTGGAATCACGTCGCGATCTGGCGATCTTCGAAGAGGCGATCGGGGAACTGTCCGAGCGTCGTCGAGACATTTTGATTGCAGCGCGGCTCGATCAGGAGCCGCATCAGAAGATCGCCGACCGGCTCGGCATTTCGAAGCGGATGGTCCAGATCGAGCTGAAATATGCGCTGCAATATTGCAAAAGCCGTCTGGAGCGAAAATAG
- a CDS encoding secretin and TonB N-terminal domain-containing protein: MLLGTESELPIFPWPRQASWLWAAVLSAAFAMAGAVAAEKAGERENAGSFSFDIAPQPLEAALDVFSSTSNVQVLYETSLTSGRRSAKVQGVFTPEAALQAMLAGSGLTAWHTTQDSFSLVPRQDVASLGDNVPARSPPEIARYGRFLGVVQAGLLDTLCRNAQTRPGQYKVALRFTVGSSGEVLLTSLVNSSGDRDRDAQIIAAVGRLTVSEAPPSQLPQPITMVIAPRPPDVTGDCASADRMRANQ; the protein is encoded by the coding sequence ATGCTTCTGGGCACTGAATCAGAACTGCCGATATTTCCTTGGCCGCGTCAGGCGTCGTGGCTGTGGGCTGCAGTCCTATCGGCGGCATTCGCGATGGCTGGCGCGGTTGCGGCAGAAAAAGCGGGGGAACGGGAAAACGCCGGTTCTTTCTCGTTCGACATCGCCCCGCAGCCTCTGGAGGCGGCGCTCGATGTCTTCAGCTCGACCAGCAATGTGCAGGTTCTATATGAGACGTCGCTGACGTCGGGGCGTCGTTCAGCGAAAGTCCAAGGTGTCTTCACGCCCGAGGCTGCGTTGCAGGCGATGCTTGCCGGATCCGGCTTGACCGCGTGGCATACCACCCAGGACTCATTTTCGCTGGTTCCGCGTCAGGACGTAGCCTCGTTGGGCGACAACGTTCCAGCTCGTTCCCCGCCGGAGATCGCCAGATACGGGCGTTTCTTGGGAGTCGTGCAGGCGGGCCTCCTCGACACGCTCTGCCGAAACGCGCAGACCCGTCCGGGGCAGTACAAGGTTGCCCTCAGATTCACGGTCGGATCTTCCGGTGAGGTTTTGTTGACCTCTTTGGTGAATTCGTCCGGCGACCGCGATCGGGATGCGCAGATCATCGCCGCGGTGGGGCGGCTGACGGTGAGCGAAGCGCCGCCTTCGCAACTACCACAACCTATTACCATGGTGATCGCGCCGCGCCCCCCCGATGTGACCGGCGATTGTGCTTCGGCTGATCGAATGCGGGCCAATCAATAA
- a CDS encoding ABC transporter ATP-binding protein, which yields MNDDILLSVENLSVALPRGGDRSHAVAEVSLSVRRNEIVCLVGESGSGKSITAHAVLGLLPPNLAIGTGTIRFRGDDLAHAGEDTMRGLRGGPISMIFQEPLSALNPLARVGDQISEAILVHAAPRPTRADLDARVLDLVTAVGLPDPATLVRSYPFQLSGGQRQRVMIAMAMANNPALLLADEPTTALDVTTQQQILALIRKLQTERGMGVLFITHDFGVVADIADRVVVMRNGRVVEQGSVDEVLRRPKDDYTKALIAAVPGSRPTSEIDRGIHGEPLLDARGLNKTFVTGQGLFRPNRTVAALRDVALSLRPRETVAVVGESGSGKSTLGRIIMRLIEPDAGAIEFAGVNFLDLHGSQLRAMRRKVQIVFQDPFAALDPRQKVGDAIARGPMAYGVPPAEAIADAKRLLARVGLEAGAAGRYPHEFSGGQRQRICIARALALKPMVLVADEAVSALDVSVQAQILDLLAELREEMNLAMLFITHDLRVAAEIADRIVVMRRGEIVEQGDTRSVFTAPQHTYTRALLDAIPGRSLFAGPHAPVAQGAMIA from the coding sequence ATGAACGACGATATTCTGCTGTCCGTCGAAAACTTGTCGGTGGCACTGCCGAGGGGCGGCGATCGCAGTCACGCTGTCGCGGAGGTGTCGCTCAGCGTACGGCGCAACGAGATCGTCTGCCTGGTCGGAGAATCCGGCTCGGGCAAGTCGATCACCGCGCATGCTGTCCTCGGGCTCCTGCCGCCGAATCTGGCAATCGGCACCGGCACGATCCGGTTTCGCGGCGACGACCTCGCGCATGCGGGGGAAGACACGATGCGCGGCCTGCGCGGTGGCCCGATCTCGATGATCTTTCAGGAGCCGCTGAGCGCGCTCAACCCGCTGGCGCGGGTCGGCGATCAGATATCGGAGGCGATCCTGGTCCACGCCGCACCGCGCCCCACCCGCGCCGATCTCGATGCGCGGGTGCTGGATCTGGTCACGGCGGTGGGCCTGCCCGACCCGGCGACGCTGGTTCGCAGCTATCCGTTTCAGCTCTCCGGCGGCCAGCGGCAGCGGGTGATGATCGCGATGGCGATGGCCAACAACCCGGCGCTGCTGCTCGCCGACGAGCCGACGACCGCGCTCGACGTCACCACGCAGCAGCAGATCCTGGCGCTGATCCGGAAGCTGCAGACCGAACGCGGCATGGGCGTGTTGTTCATCACCCATGATTTCGGCGTGGTTGCCGATATCGCGGACCGCGTCGTGGTGATGCGGAACGGCCGGGTGGTCGAGCAGGGCAGTGTCGACGAGGTGCTGCGACGGCCGAAGGACGACTACACCAAGGCGCTGATCGCTGCGGTGCCGGGTTCGCGGCCGACGTCGGAGATCGACCGCGGAATTCACGGCGAGCCGTTGCTCGATGCGCGCGGTCTAAACAAGACGTTCGTCACCGGGCAGGGCCTGTTTCGGCCGAACCGGACCGTGGCGGCGCTCCGCGACGTCGCGCTCAGCCTGCGCCCGCGCGAGACCGTCGCGGTGGTCGGCGAGTCCGGCTCTGGCAAATCGACCCTCGGCCGCATCATCATGCGCCTGATCGAACCGGATGCCGGCGCCATCGAATTCGCCGGCGTGAACTTCCTCGATCTCCACGGCAGCCAGCTGCGGGCCATGCGCCGGAAAGTGCAGATCGTGTTCCAGGATCCGTTCGCGGCCCTCGATCCGCGGCAGAAAGTCGGCGACGCGATCGCGCGCGGGCCGATGGCCTACGGCGTGCCGCCGGCGGAGGCGATCGCCGATGCCAAGCGTCTGCTGGCCCGTGTCGGCCTCGAAGCCGGCGCGGCTGGGCGCTATCCGCACGAGTTCTCCGGCGGCCAACGTCAGCGCATCTGTATCGCGCGTGCGCTGGCGCTGAAGCCGATGGTGCTGGTCGCCGACGAGGCGGTCTCGGCGCTCGACGTCTCGGTGCAGGCGCAGATTCTCGACCTGTTGGCGGAACTGCGCGAGGAGATGAATTTGGCGATGCTGTTCATCACCCACGATCTGCGCGTTGCCGCGGAAATCGCCGATCGCATCGTGGTGATGCGTCGCGGTGAAATCGTCGAACAGGGGGATACCCGTTCGGTGTTCACCGCGCCGCAGCACACCTACACGCGCGCCTTGCTGGACGCCATCCCGGGCCGCAGCCTGTTTGCCGGCCCGCATGCGCCGGTGGCGCAGGGCGCGATGATCGCATGA
- a CDS encoding ABC transporter permease: MDRLKTFLSHPTGLIGLVILIGVIVLAVLAPVIFPEDPWEMVAAPFQPPASEGLPLGSDMLGRNVAAGIAYGARVSLTIGVASTLAALCIGVVIGAIAGYFGGRVDELMMRITELFQTIPGFILAILLVATIGPTLTNVIISIGAVSWPPLARLTRAEFMRLRGREFVQAAVCQGQAPLVVALRHILPNAISPIIVTGSLTIATAILIESALSFMGLGDPNLMSWGLMIGASRTVIRQAWWMSMFPGIAILLTVLAINLVGEGLNDTLNPRISRKARNA; encoded by the coding sequence ATGGATCGGCTGAAGACCTTCCTGAGTCACCCGACCGGCCTGATCGGCCTGGTGATCCTGATCGGCGTCATCGTGCTCGCGGTCTTGGCGCCCGTGATCTTTCCCGAAGACCCTTGGGAGATGGTCGCGGCGCCGTTCCAGCCGCCGGCCAGCGAGGGGCTGCCGCTCGGCTCCGACATGCTCGGCCGGAACGTCGCCGCGGGGATCGCCTACGGCGCCCGGGTATCGCTGACGATCGGCGTCGCCTCGACGCTGGCGGCGCTGTGCATCGGGGTGGTGATCGGGGCGATCGCCGGCTATTTCGGCGGCCGGGTCGACGAGCTGATGATGCGTATCACCGAACTGTTCCAGACCATTCCGGGCTTCATCCTCGCCATCCTGCTGGTGGCCACGATCGGCCCGACGCTGACCAACGTGATCATCTCGATCGGTGCGGTGAGCTGGCCGCCGCTGGCGCGGCTGACGCGGGCGGAGTTCATGCGCCTGCGCGGCCGCGAGTTCGTCCAGGCGGCGGTGTGTCAGGGCCAGGCGCCTCTGGTGGTGGCGCTCCGGCACATCCTACCCAATGCGATCTCGCCGATCATCGTCACCGGCTCGCTGACGATCGCGACCGCGATCCTGATCGAGAGTGCGCTCAGCTTCATGGGGCTCGGCGATCCCAATCTGATGTCGTGGGGGCTGATGATCGGCGCGTCGCGCACCGTGATCCGTCAGGCGTGGTGGATGAGCATGTTTCCCGGCATCGCGATCCTGCTGACCGTGCTGGCGATCAATCTGGTCGGCGAGGGGCTGAACGACACCCTGAACCCGCGCATCTCGCGAAAGGCGCGCAACGCATGA
- a CDS encoding ABC transporter permease, translating to MRALALSITGNRGVAIAIAIVQWVARFVAVVLVIATFNFVLVHAAPGDPAQVMAGQSGAADEEMLTRLRAEYGLDKPYPVQLAIYLKRIVTLDLGYSYRQQRSVLSLIAERLPATLLLTCCAFLLSLSAGVSLGTLAGVRAGKWSDTALTIVSLFLYAMPVFWLGLMLVLLFSVQLDWLPAFGYVTIGVQMTPFERARDIAAHLVLPVVSLGAVHLAIYARLMRSAVIDVAHQDFIKTARAKGLRRGQIIVHHMLRNAVLPVVTVAGMQAGTLVGGAVVIETVFAWPGLGRLTFDAVLQRDYPLMLGIFLVMSVIVIGLNLLTDAIYRIVDPRVSLRAAS from the coding sequence ATGAGAGCGCTGGCGCTGTCCATCACCGGCAACCGAGGCGTGGCGATCGCGATCGCGATCGTCCAGTGGGTGGCGCGGTTCGTCGCGGTGGTGCTGGTCATCGCCACCTTCAACTTCGTGCTGGTGCATGCGGCGCCCGGCGATCCCGCGCAGGTGATGGCCGGGCAGAGCGGGGCGGCCGATGAGGAGATGTTGACCCGGCTCCGTGCCGAGTACGGCCTCGACAAGCCGTATCCCGTGCAACTCGCGATCTACCTGAAGCGGATCGTGACGCTGGATCTCGGCTACTCCTATCGGCAGCAGCGCTCCGTGCTGTCGCTGATCGCCGAACGCCTGCCGGCGACGCTGCTGTTGACCTGCTGTGCGTTTCTGCTGTCGCTGTCGGCCGGCGTCTCGCTCGGCACGTTGGCCGGGGTGCGGGCTGGTAAATGGTCGGACACCGCGCTGACCATCGTGTCGCTGTTCCTCTACGCCATGCCGGTGTTCTGGCTCGGGTTGATGCTGGTGCTGCTGTTCTCTGTGCAGCTCGATTGGCTGCCGGCGTTCGGCTACGTCACCATCGGCGTGCAGATGACGCCGTTCGAACGGGCCCGCGACATCGCCGCGCATCTGGTGCTGCCGGTGGTGTCGCTCGGTGCGGTGCATCTGGCGATCTACGCGCGGCTGATGCGCTCGGCGGTGATCGATGTGGCGCATCAGGACTTCATCAAGACCGCGCGCGCCAAGGGGTTGAGGCGCGGCCAGATCATCGTCCACCACATGCTGCGCAACGCCGTGCTGCCGGTGGTCACCGTCGCCGGCATGCAGGCTGGAACGCTGGTCGGCGGCGCGGTGGTGATCGAGACGGTGTTCGCCTGGCCCGGTCTCGGCCGGCTGACCTTCGATGCGGTGCTGCAGCGCGACTATCCGCTGATGCTCGGCATCTTCCTGGTGATGTCGGTGATCGTCATCGGGCTCAATCTGCTGACCGACGCGATCTACCGGATCGTCGATCCGCGCGTGTCGTTGCGTGCTGCATCCTGA
- a CDS encoding ABC transporter substrate-binding protein yields the protein MNRREFTKLGLLAGAAGIGGIPLGITRAVGQTRGGTLNTIIQPEPPILVTALNQQQPTLTLGGKIYESLLRYDFDLKPLPGLAQSWEVSPDKLTYTFKLHPNITFHDGAPLTSEDVVFSIMKVLIENHARARNTFSRVEKAEAPDPLTVVFKLKAPFAPFLTAFDCTTAPIVPKHIYEGTDYRKNPANAKAIGSGPFKLKEWVRGSHVHLVKHEGYYRPGEPVLDEIIYRVIPDSASRSVALEQGTVQLTQWTDVELFEVPRLSKLPHLTMTTKGYEFFAPHTWLEFNTRIAPMNDKRFRQAVMYAIDRKALLARIYFGLGKVATGPVSSKTKFYEKNVKAYDFSPEKAKALLDEMGLKPGADGKRVTIPYLVPPYGETHQRTSEFIRQSLARVGIDLQLQGIDVAGWAEKFSNWDFSMTATTVYQFGDPALGVSRSYVSSNIRKGILFSNTCGYSNPEVDRLFEEAAVATSDDKRQEFYSEVQKIMVEDVPVAWLLEIDYPNFMDKRLKNVVTTAIGVHDTFGTVSFG from the coding sequence ATGAACAGACGCGAATTCACCAAGCTCGGCCTGCTGGCCGGCGCGGCCGGCATCGGCGGCATTCCGCTCGGCATCACCCGGGCGGTGGGGCAAACCCGCGGCGGCACGCTCAACACCATCATTCAGCCGGAGCCGCCGATCCTGGTCACCGCGCTCAACCAGCAGCAGCCGACGCTGACGCTCGGCGGCAAGATCTACGAAAGCCTGCTGCGCTACGATTTCGATCTCAAGCCGCTGCCCGGCCTGGCGCAGTCCTGGGAAGTGTCGCCCGACAAGCTGACCTATACATTCAAGCTGCATCCCAACATCACCTTCCACGACGGCGCGCCGCTGACGTCCGAAGACGTGGTGTTCTCGATCATGAAGGTGCTGATCGAGAACCACGCCCGCGCGCGCAACACGTTCTCGCGCGTCGAGAAGGCCGAGGCGCCGGATCCGCTGACCGTGGTGTTCAAACTGAAGGCGCCGTTCGCGCCGTTCCTCACCGCGTTCGACTGCACCACGGCCCCGATCGTGCCGAAGCATATTTACGAAGGCACGGACTATCGCAAGAACCCGGCCAATGCGAAGGCGATCGGCTCGGGTCCGTTCAAGCTGAAGGAATGGGTGCGCGGTTCGCACGTCCATCTGGTCAAGCACGAAGGCTATTATCGCCCGGGCGAGCCGGTTCTCGACGAGATTATCTATCGGGTCATCCCGGACTCGGCGTCGCGCTCGGTGGCGCTGGAGCAGGGGACCGTGCAGCTCACGCAATGGACCGACGTCGAACTGTTCGAGGTGCCGCGGCTGTCCAAGCTGCCGCATCTGACGATGACCACCAAGGGCTACGAATTCTTCGCCCCCCATACGTGGCTCGAGTTCAACACCCGGATCGCGCCGATGAACGACAAGCGGTTCCGGCAGGCGGTGATGTATGCGATCGACCGCAAGGCGTTGCTGGCCCGCATCTATTTCGGTCTCGGCAAGGTCGCGACCGGCCCGGTGTCGTCGAAGACCAAATTCTACGAGAAGAACGTCAAGGCCTACGACTTCTCGCCCGAGAAGGCGAAGGCTCTGCTCGACGAGATGGGGCTGAAGCCGGGTGCCGACGGCAAGCGCGTGACGATTCCCTATCTCGTGCCGCCCTACGGTGAAACGCATCAACGGACCTCCGAATTCATTCGCCAGTCGCTCGCCCGCGTCGGCATCGACCTGCAACTCCAGGGGATCGATGTCGCCGGATGGGCCGAGAAGTTCAGCAACTGGGACTTCTCGATGACGGCGACCACGGTCTATCAGTTCGGCGATCCGGCGCTCGGCGTGTCACGGAGTTATGTCTCCTCCAACATCCGCAAGGGCATTCTGTTCTCCAACACCTGCGGCTACTCCAATCCGGAGGTCGACCGGCTGTTCGAGGAGGCCGCGGTCGCGACCTCGGACGACAAGCGCCAGGAGTTCTACAGCGAGGTTCAGAAGATCATGGTCGAGGACGTGCCGGTCGCCTGGCTGCTCGAGATCGACTATCCGAACTTCATGGACAAACGTCTGAAGAACGTGGTGACGACGGCGATCGGCGTGCACGACACGTTCGGGACGGTTTCGTTCGGATGA
- a CDS encoding acetolactate synthase large subunit, producing the protein MAVAAPAASAMQSMTGADRLCDALLAHEVDVCFANPGTSEMHFVAALDRQPRMRCILGLFEGVVTGAADGYARMRDRPAATLLHLGPGLANGLANIHNARRAHSPMINVVGDHAVEHLPLDSPLTSDIDSLARPMSRWVKRIGDPTRIDLDVAEAWSQSMAPGISTLILPADMAWNEHVYRAPPARGRRLPQAPLQQETVARIGAAIRTKRRVVLLLTGAALREQALSIADGIRRSAGVEIYAQGANGRIERGRGRAPIAKLAMTHEIGGRMLQDVDMVVLIGAKEPVSFFAYPNRPGRLAPANCEIVRLAGPDQDLVQALEWLADEVDAPRAPVAVAPRAAAAPVASGALTVDMVNRLVAARLPEQAIVCDEALTSSGFFDLSYDAPPHDYLQITGGAIGIGIPMAAGAAVACPDRKVINLQADGSGMYTVQGLWTHARENLDVLTIVFSNRSYATLWGEMSKVGAQTPGRNAQRMLQLDQPELDWTKLAAGLGVESRRVTTASEFSRAFDAALGRRGPAVIEAMV; encoded by the coding sequence ATGGCAGTCGCGGCACCGGCGGCGTCCGCCATGCAATCGATGACGGGAGCAGACCGGCTTTGCGATGCGCTACTGGCGCACGAGGTCGATGTCTGCTTCGCCAATCCTGGCACGTCGGAGATGCATTTCGTGGCGGCGCTCGATCGCCAGCCGCGGATGCGGTGCATCCTGGGTCTGTTCGAGGGCGTCGTCACCGGCGCTGCGGACGGTTACGCCCGGATGCGCGACCGGCCGGCCGCGACGCTGCTGCATCTCGGCCCGGGCCTCGCCAACGGCCTAGCCAACATCCACAACGCCCGCCGCGCGCATTCGCCGATGATCAACGTCGTCGGCGATCACGCGGTCGAGCATCTGCCGCTGGACTCGCCGCTGACCAGCGACATCGACTCGCTGGCGCGCCCGATGTCGCGCTGGGTCAAACGGATCGGCGATCCGACGCGGATCGATCTCGACGTGGCGGAGGCCTGGTCGCAGAGCATGGCGCCCGGGATTTCCACCCTGATCCTGCCGGCGGACATGGCCTGGAACGAGCATGTCTATCGCGCGCCGCCGGCGCGGGGCAGGCGGCTGCCGCAAGCGCCGCTTCAGCAGGAGACGGTGGCGCGGATCGGCGCCGCGATCCGCACCAAGCGGCGTGTCGTGCTGCTGCTGACCGGCGCCGCCTTGCGTGAGCAGGCACTGTCGATTGCGGACGGCATCCGCCGCAGCGCCGGTGTCGAGATCTACGCGCAGGGCGCCAACGGCCGGATCGAACGTGGCCGCGGCCGCGCGCCGATCGCGAAGCTGGCGATGACCCACGAGATCGGCGGCCGGATGCTGCAGGACGTCGACATGGTGGTGCTGATCGGCGCCAAGGAGCCGGTGTCGTTCTTCGCCTATCCGAACAGGCCGGGAAGGCTGGCGCCGGCGAATTGCGAGATCGTCCGGCTGGCGGGGCCGGATCAGGATTTGGTACAGGCGCTCGAATGGCTGGCCGACGAGGTCGATGCCCCGCGCGCGCCGGTCGCGGTCGCGCCGCGCGCCGCTGCGGCGCCGGTCGCCAGCGGGGCGTTGACCGTCGATATGGTGAACCGCCTCGTCGCCGCGCGGCTGCCCGAGCAAGCGATCGTCTGCGACGAGGCACTGACCTCGTCGGGCTTCTTCGACCTGTCTTACGACGCCCCGCCGCACGACTATCTGCAGATCACCGGTGGCGCGATCGGGATCGGCATTCCGATGGCCGCGGGCGCCGCGGTCGCGTGTCCCGACCGCAAGGTGATCAACCTGCAGGCCGACGGCAGCGGCATGTACACGGTGCAGGGTCTGTGGACCCACGCGCGCGAGAATCTCGACGTTCTCACCATCGTATTTTCGAACCGCTCCTACGCCACGCTGTGGGGCGAGATGAGCAAGGTCGGTGCGCAGACGCCGGGACGCAATGCGCAGCGCATGCTGCAGCTCGATCAGCCCGAGCTCGACTGGACCAAGCTGGCTGCGGGGCTCGGCGTCGAATCCCGCCGAGTCACGACGGCGTCGGAGTTCTCGCGCGCGTTCGATGCCGCGCTCGGCCGGCGTGGTCCTGCCGTGATCGAGGCAATGGTGTGA
- a CDS encoding ArgE/DapE family deacylase, which yields MTTETLTKSDAITESLRAAVDRNFDDQVAFLQRMVQFRSLRGEEAPQQAWLAQQFAARGYKVDTFSLADVDIASHPKAAPMDTIDPAGSMQVVATAESDGKGRSLILQGHIDVVPEGPVDLWSDPPFEATVRDGWMIGRGAQDMKGGVSAMIFALDAIRAAGYAPDARVHVQTVTEEESTGNGALSTLMRGYRADACLIPEPTGHTLTRAQVGAIWFRLRVRGTPVHVAYSETGTSAILSAMHLVRAFEDYTKTLNAAAVRDPWFGQIKNPIKFNVGIIKGGDWASSTAAWCEVDCRLGLLTGDTPEEAMRGIEKCLADAQAADAFLSENPAELIWSGFKADPAVCEPGGVAESVLASAHKTAFNAPLDARLSTAVNDTRYYSVDYGIPALCYGPYGQGPHAFDERIDLESLRKTTLSIALFVAEWCGLRKL from the coding sequence GTGACGACTGAGACATTGACGAAATCGGATGCGATCACCGAGAGCCTGCGGGCCGCCGTCGATCGCAATTTCGACGACCAGGTCGCGTTTCTCCAGCGCATGGTGCAGTTCCGCAGCTTGCGCGGCGAGGAGGCGCCGCAGCAGGCATGGCTGGCGCAGCAATTCGCCGCGCGTGGCTACAAGGTCGATACGTTCAGTCTCGCCGACGTCGATATCGCCAGCCATCCCAAGGCGGCGCCGATGGATACGATTGATCCGGCCGGCTCGATGCAGGTCGTCGCCACCGCCGAGAGCGATGGCAAGGGCCGCAGCCTGATCCTGCAGGGCCATATCGACGTGGTGCCGGAAGGCCCGGTCGATCTATGGAGCGATCCACCGTTCGAGGCCACAGTTCGCGACGGCTGGATGATCGGCCGCGGCGCGCAGGACATGAAGGGCGGCGTGTCGGCGATGATCTTCGCGCTGGATGCGATCCGAGCCGCCGGCTACGCGCCCGACGCGCGCGTGCATGTGCAGACGGTGACCGAAGAGGAAAGCACCGGCAACGGCGCGCTCTCGACGCTGATGCGCGGCTATCGGGCCGATGCCTGCCTGATCCCCGAGCCGACCGGCCACACGCTGACGCGCGCTCAGGTCGGTGCGATCTGGTTCCGGCTGCGGGTGCGCGGCACGCCGGTTCACGTCGCCTATTCGGAGACCGGCACCAGCGCCATTCTGTCGGCGATGCATCTGGTGCGCGCGTTCGAGGACTACACCAAGACGCTGAATGCGGCGGCGGTGCGCGATCCGTGGTTCGGGCAGATCAAGAACCCGATCAAGTTCAATGTCGGCATCATCAAGGGTGGCGACTGGGCGAGTTCGACCGCCGCATGGTGCGAAGTCGATTGCCGCCTCGGTCTGCTCACCGGCGATACGCCGGAAGAGGCGATGCGCGGCATCGAGAAATGCCTCGCCGATGCGCAGGCGGCCGACGCCTTCCTGTCGGAAAATCCAGCCGAACTGATCTGGAGCGGCTTCAAGGCCGATCCAGCGGTGTGCGAGCCGGGCGGCGTGGCGGAATCCGTGCTCGCTTCTGCGCATAAAACGGCCTTCAATGCGCCGCTCGACGCCCGGCTGTCTACGGCCGTCAACGACACCCGTTACTACTCGGTCGACTACGGCATTCCGGCGCTGTGCTACGGACCCTACGGCCAGGGGCCGCACGCGTTCGACGAGCGCATCGATCTCGAAAGCCTGCGCAAGACGACGCTGAGCATCGCGCTGTTCGTCGCGGAATGGTGTGGGCTGAGGAAGCTGTGA